A single region of the Lotus japonicus ecotype B-129 chromosome 4, LjGifu_v1.2 genome encodes:
- the LOC130715562 gene encoding uncharacterized protein LOC130715562: MVHLVPWGGYMDMIGILPRKNDDFVVIEQAFAYPGLLGQKWLIEDPLQRFYVVDFNMNFAKPVLAQGWNSIVDAYGLDQTHVCILNMVVPSHFHLRVYDLYQQEISYLPLGVVREGSGSVHEEETLRESISIAMSDEEELSQAMALVLYDGQPSMEEPRVEPDHEIGSATGSAGSLVEGDEAKPQYVFNLTTELTPHRAYPCQFCLSGKAAKFVRENGLQPWYIRGPNRVKRKINVLFKHKQPYTKLGRG; this comes from the exons ATGGTTCACTTGGTGCCATGGGGCGGGTACATGGATATGATAGGCATCTTGCCGCGCAAAAATGAT GATTTCGTGGTCATTGAACAAGCATTTGCATATCCTGGTCTTCTTGGACAGAAGTGGTTAATTGAGGACCCTTTGCAGAGGTTTTACGTGGTGGACTTTAACATGAATTTCGCTAAGCCCGTCCTGGCCCAAGGATGGAATTCTATAGTTGACGCATATGGATTGGATCAGACTCATGTGTGTATACTGAACATGGTTGTTCCctctcattttcatttgagaGTATACGATTTGTACCAACAAGAGATAAGCTATCTACCATTGGGAGTTGTTAGGGAAGGATCTGGATCTGTACACGAGGAGGAGACTCTACGTGAGAGCATATCTATAGCCATGTCGGATGAAGAAGAGTTGTCACAAGCAATGGCCTTGGTTCTTTACGACGGCCAGCCCTCCATGGAGGAGCCACGCGTTGAGCCTGATCATGAAATTGGCTCTGCCACCGGATCAGCTGGATCACTGGTGGAAGGTGATGAAGCCAAACCTCAGTATGTCTTCAATCTCACAACGGAACTCACTCCTCACCGTGCTTATCCATGTCAGTTT TGCTTGTCCGGGAAGGCTGCTAAATTTGTGCGCGAGAATGGGCTGCAGCCATGGTATATAAGAGGCCCAAACCGTGTCAAACGTAAAATCAACGTCCTCTTCAAACATAAGCAACCTTACACAAAGCTGGGGAGGGGATGA
- the LOC130710048 gene encoding uncharacterized protein LOC130710048 yields the protein MRNMASSASSRGIAAIVGVGPNLGLSIARKFAHEGYTVAILARDLGRLSRFAEEIAREEMAQVFAIRIDCSDSKSVREAFEGVLSLGYVEVLVYNAAHHPPFSSAPTSFLHLPLQSFEKSLDVSSLGAFLCAQHVLPGMVERGKGTILFTGCSASLNGIAGYSELCCGKFALRALSQCLAREFQPQGVHVAHVIIDGVIGPPRGTSTTASSSQRGSVNMDPDAVAQSYWQLHVQDKNAWTQEMDLRSSSSVFY from the exons ATGCGCAACATGGCAAGTTCTGCTTCATCACGAGGCATTGCAGCCATCGTTGGTGTAGGGCCCAACCTCGGCCTGTCCATCGCTCGCAAGTTCGCTCATGAAGGCTACACCGTCGCCATTCTCGCTCGTGACTTAG GGAGGCTTTCAAGATTCGCGGAAGAAATAGCGAGGGAAGAAATGGCACAGGTGTTTGCGATAAGAATCGACTGTTCCGATTCCAAGAGCGTGAGAGAGGCATTTGAAGGGGTGCTGTCACTGGGATACGTGGAGGTTCTGGTTTACAATGCAGCGCACCACCCACCATTCTCTTCCGCACCCACCTCCTTCCTACACCTCCCTCTTCAATCCTTCGAGAAATCGCTAGATGTTTCATCCCTCGGTGCTTTCCTCTGCGCTCAACAC GTGCTGCCGGGCATGGTTGAAAGAGGAAAGGGCACGATTCTCTTTACTGGCTGCTCCGCTTCTCTTAACGGCATTGCTGGATACTCTGAACTAT GCTGTGGGAAATTCGCTTTGAGGGCACTTTCACAATGCCTGGCCAGGGAATTTCAACCTCAAGGAGTGCATGTAGCCCATGTTATCATTGATGGTGTTATTGGCCCACCCAG AGGAACAAGTACAACAGCGTCGTCGTCGCAGAGAGGTTCGGTTAACATGGACCCAGACGCAGTGGCTCAAAGCTACTGGCAATTGCACGTTCAGGACAAAAACGCTTGGACTCAGGAGATGGATCTTCGTTCCTCTTCTTCTGTATTCTACTAG